Proteins encoded together in one Drosophila albomicans strain 15112-1751.03 chromosome 2R, ASM965048v2, whole genome shotgun sequence window:
- the LOC117576137 gene encoding homeobox protein homothorax isoform X4: MAQPRYDDGLHGYGMDSGAAAAAMYDPHVGHRPPGLQGLPSHHSPHMTHPAAAATVGMHGYHSGAGAHGTPSHVSPVANHLMGAIPEVHKRDKDAIYEHPLFPLLALIFEKCELATCTPREPGVQGGDVCSSESFNEDIAMFSKQIRSQKPYYTADPEVDSLMVQAIQVLRFHLLELEKVHELCDNFCHRYISCLKGKMPIDLVIDERDTTKPPELGSANGEGRSNADSTSHTDGASTPDVFLAKL, translated from the exons TATGACGACGGCCTGCATGGCTACGGCATGGACTCTGGCGCCGCAGCAGCGGCGATGTACGATCCACATGTCGGCCATCGGCCGCCGGGACTGCAAGGCCTCCCCTCGCACCATTCACCGCACATGACGCATCCAGCGGCAGCGGCCACAGTTGGGATGCACGGCTACCATTCCGGGGCTGGAGCGCATGGTACACCTAGTCATGTATCACCGGTTGCTAATCACCTCATGGGCGCAATACCCGAGGTACACAAACGTGATAAGGATGCGATTTATGA ACATCCGCTATTCCCGCTCTTGGCGCTAATATTCGAGAAATGCGAATTGGCCACATGTACGCCGAGGGAGCCAGGCGTCCAAGGTGGCGATGTTTGTTCGTCGGAATCGTTTAACGAGGATATTGCAATGTTCAGTAAACAG ATAAGATCACAGAAACCCTACTATACCGCAGATCCCGAAGTCGATTCACTG ATGGTGCAAGCAATACAAGTGCTTCGGTTTCACCTTTTAGAGTTAGAAAAA GTGCATGAATTATGCGATAATTTCTGTCATCGATATATCTCATGTTTAAAGGGTAAAATGCCAATAGATTTAGTGATCGACGAACGGGACACCACCAAACCACCAGAATTAGGTTCAGCAAATGGTGAAGGAAGAAGTAATGCCGATTCAACATCGCACACCGATGGAGCTAGTACACCAGACGTT tttttagcaaaattgtaa